A window of Rhizobium tumorigenes genomic DNA:
AAGAACGGTCACTACAGACAGAGGGAAGATTGAGAACTTAGCTAGAACAAGGATGCCGCAGATGAAAGAGCCGACGGTGGCGTGGGCGGTTACCGATTTGCCCTGATTCTCCAAAAATGCGATTGCCGTTAGCATAGGCACGATTAGGAGGAGTGTATCGGGGTAAGTGTAACAGACATAAATCAGGGTGATACTAGAAAGAGCCGCGAAGACACTCCCACTCAAAGATAGAATTCTTGCTGTCGAGGCCGCCAGATATAGGGCAATCAGGATCGAAAAAAGGGCAACAGGATAGGTATATCCGCCAACATACTGCCGCGTGTAAATAGATGAAAGCGGCCCCCCGGTGAATACGACATCGGTTCCGAACCGCCGCCCATTTTCCAGTGAAAACGCTAGGCTTGCCTGCCAAGAAGGATCTAGCCCGGCATTGGTCGGATGAAAACTCAAGGGCTGGAATTTGGCATAAAACAGGAGAAGGGACAGGATAAGAATAGAGCAATATGCTGCTGTGTTAAGATTTTTATGCATCGCATGTCCAGTTTCGAAAACGTAATATTTTGCCGTCAGAAAAAAGCTATTTTCCCGGGTGTCTTCACGCTTTATTTCAGTTTTCTGCTGGCTGATCAACAACCGAAAAGCGCGTTTGAAAATGCATTAAAGAACTAATGCGCATATTTGAATATCTTCGCAAGCGAGCGTTCCATCTCGTTAGAGACATAGCAACCCTCGGCAGAGCGTAAATCCACCTGTATGTGAAACTCTGCACTAAAGCTGGAAAAAAATGACCAAGTAAGATTGCGTGTTTTGCCCTGCGTTTGCTATCAAAGTCTCAGAATGTATTTAGTTGTTTGAGGTCGGTACAAGGACCGCTGGGACCGTTATCACCCCAAGCACCCCATTCTGAGTCGTTATCAACAAGCTTGACGAACCTGCGCCCGCCAGATGCATCATGGATGTTCAGCCACCTCCACTGGTGTGGACTGACAGAGCCGAGCGTTACAGTTTCCGTCGATCCCCCTTCCTCCCCGGTCCTGACCGTGACTCCCTTACTTGTAGGCCCACGCATTACTCTGACGTAGCCTCCGAGCATGTGCCGCCCGTATTGGGCAAGATGAAGGTAATGCTACCAGTGGCAGCGTCATCCCTCTGCCAGTTTGATTTTATCGCCGCAAAAACCTTACGATCGGTCCATCAATTGATGGAGGGTAGCAGGCCGAAATAGTAGTTCACAGGCCATTATCAGGCCAGCAAAACCAAAAGCGGCGAAAGTGCGCATACTGCAACCGACGGTACTGTAGCGAACCATAAAGGAACGGCACATGGCTGCAAGCAGAGAGCAATATAGAAGAATGCTAGGTGTGCCGTACCTCGAAGCGAGCGCCGCGCCTACGCCCAGAGGAATACGCCCGACTGTGACAGCGGCCGCGCTTCCCATTGTGAACATCGCTACGGCAAGAAAAACGATCGTCGGACTGTCGATGACTTTTCCATGAAGTCGTGCAATCAGGCCTGTGATAGCAAAAACTCCAACGAAAGACGCCAGCATCAAGATACCGATGAAAGTGGCTGTGCCGAAATCGCGAGTAACTGTACCGCCCAGGTCGGCCATGAAAAAACGGACCAGGCTGACCAGGCCGCTGAGGTCGACATGTGTGGATGCGGCTGTGCCAGCGGGCTCCATGACAAAGATTGCGAGGCAAAATCAAGACACAAAGAACATAGCCAAGACATTCGCCAAACGGGAAAACGAACCAGAACTATGACTGCCGCGAAAGAAGCTGCAAGGGCAACTCCGTTGCCCATCGAAAATACCGTGAAAACTGTGAACATCGTCAACGCGGCAAAGTTTATCTTGGTGCTTCCCATGCCGGTCACAAATCTGGCGGCAAATACACATGACAGCACGGCAGACAAGCTAGTCAGTCCGAATTGCGTCTGGAAACCGATCGTCAGGTTTTCCCACTGGGTAAGAGACAGCATCATCGCGCCGAAGATGCAGAATCAGAGAAATTTTTCCAGGTCCCCTCCCGCGTGCGACCAGAATTGATGCAACGCATAGGCGATCGACAGATGGACGATCACGATTGCCGCCACTAGCGATCTATTAGCATAATAAAACAGCCACAAGTCCGCATAGAACAGCAACTTGCTGGGCGATGATATGCTCATTGTGCGGCGGCCTTAAAGGATAAGCGAGGGAAAGATGCCCCCTTGTGGAACATATTTCGCCATCTCCCACTGATGCCAGTTGGAACGGGTGTTAATAGTGACGCGATGATGAAATTGCTTCCGGCAATCAATGCCGCACCCAGAACGGCGATTAGGCTCACAAAAAGACGCATTGTTTTTCTTTCTGGCGCGATTTTGTCAACATCGGCGATCTTTTCTGCACTGTGGTCGCCATGTTTCCTGAAACAGGCGTTCTCAGCTAAGGCTCCGACAACCCAGGCGATCAGGCGCGAGCCCATTTCAGGTGGACATTTGGTCATTTTCTGTCGGAAAGCAGTAAGCAAAGCCAGCCAAAGAAATATCCTATTCACTTTTTCTTCATCCGCGGCGGGCGCCCCGAAAAGTAAAATACTTGTGCAGGAAGTAGCTCGTCGCGATCGGGCTCAAGACCCCTACGACATGGCCGATCGTTTCTGCATGCGCTCCGAAGCCTGCCGCTGGTAGGAAATAACGGGCAAGTCCCATACTGACCAACCAGACCTGCGCAAAGGCAACCGCGTTTACGAGAGCAAAGCGGATATATTCCTGATAAACACGCTGTCCTGACTTCTCAAACACCATGAGCTTCATGAAAACATAGGCCGTCGTCATGCCGAAAAGGTAGGCGATCGTCACGGCGACTTGATAGGATACAATTTGCGAAAGGGCGATTCGCGACAAGATATTGATACCCGCTGCCAAACCTCCGGAGATGGCAAACCGTACGAATGGCAGAGACAGTACAGCGGTCACGGACGCTTTCATCTGACGACGGCTTCCGCCATGTCCCGCCCGTATCTAACGCTTTCCGAAATTCCTCTGTCCTCTGGATAGTAATAGCAGGTATCCGCGATCTGCAGGCCGGCGATCGGGGTCTGGATGGGGGGCAGCTTATCAAGGAAATTGGGCTCGCAGACCGGCTGGGCATATTTCAGACGTCCGACCTTGGCGTCGATAAAGTCCTCCACTGCTATCGCAGGGTTGACCTTGCGAATGTAACCGAACGCCTCTTCGACGAACTTCTCGTCGCTCCATTGCCATTTGGGCTGGGTCGTGGGCATATAATAGGGCACGTAGACGACGGTGTCGTCGACCGGGCGCAGGTTCGAAAACTCGATGACACCGGGGATCTCGATGCTATCGTCGACGATATTGATCCAGAAGTGCTTGCTGATCGACTTCTTCAGGCGGAAGATCAGGCAGACGACGCCGATATTGCGGACTGCGTCATATTGCGTTTTCAACGTCTCCGGCAAATCGGGAACAAGGGTTGAGATCAGCGGGGTTGGGACGGTGGAAATGACCGCATCAGCTGGATAGAACTTATCGCCGGCCCGCACGCCTTTCACCTTGCCGGCCTCCGTCTCGACCTTCTCTACCGAGGTTGCCAGATGTAAGCGGCCGCCCTTAGAGGTGTACGCCGACACGAGCGCATCGACCAGCGTCTGGCTGCCGCCCTCGATGTATCCAAGTTCTTCCTGAAACAGCGAACGTCGTGAACTTCCAATACGGCGTACGCGGGTGGCGATCCACGAGGCGGAAATATCGTCAGCAAGCTCGTAGAATTTTAGTTCTATCAACCGCTTCCATAGCGTGTTGTAGACTTCCCTTCCCGATCCACCTTCGAGCCACTCGCGGGCAGTCTTGTCCTCGATCGATTTGAAGCTCTTGGATTTGGTGGTTATGAACATTTGCAGGCCAGTGCGGATTTTGGCCATTAGGCTGAGGTGCGGGAACCGTAACAGGGAAATCGGATCCCCCCAGGGATAGATTTTTCCCTTGATGAAATAACCCATCGAAGTAGCGCGCCAATGCATCTTGTCGCCAATCCCGAGCTCGCGCATCAAAGCAAAGGTCGGCTCATCCGTCTTGCACACGAAATGGTAAAAACGCTCGATCGACAGCGGACCGAAATCGAAATGCGCGGCCATGCCACCTGGGACGCTGTCGATTTCGATCAGGTCGACCTCATGCCCTAGCTGCACCGCACGATGTGCAGCCGCCAACCCCATGGCGCCAGCGCCGATGACCACAACTCGGCTCATCATTTTCTCCTAGAAGTCCAGTATAATCTTGCTGTAACGCGGGTCCAGATAACTCTCACTGATGGCGTCCTTAAGCGGCGTCGCCTGCACGTTGAAAATATTCGGCCAGTCGATCACAGGGAAAGTCTCGGGGATCACAAGAGCTTCCAGCTGGCTAGTTGTGAACGGCGGCTTCTTGGAAACCTTGCCATAGATGAAAAGCAGCCACCAGAACAGCTGGTAGGGAATATGCACGATGCGCGCCTTAGGGTTAACGGTGTCATGAATAAGCTGAATGACATCACCATAATATGTTTGTTGAAGCCCGGATATGTCGTAGGTGCCAACCTGCTTGCTTTGGAGGGACGAGATGATAATGCTAGCGAAATCCCCGACATAAAGCGGCTGGCGGATGAATTTCCCATCACCTGGGATCGGGAAAACCGGTACGCGATCCATGAAGCGGCGCAACCAGCCCAAATGTTTACGATCGAACCAGCCGAACATCAGCGTTGGGCGTAACACTACATGTGGGATGTCGGCGACAGTATCTATGAAGCGCTCCTGAGTGGTCTTGGAGCGCGTGTAGAAATCGTCCGCCTTTGAGTTGACCACCGATGAGGAGATATGAACGAAATAGGGCGTGCCGTGACGGCGCATCGCCTCGACGATTTGCTTCGTGGCAGTCACGTTATTATCGGTGAACTCCTGCTCGATCAGTCCGCCGATCTGGGCCTGGTT
This region includes:
- a CDS encoding NAD-dependent epimerase/dehydratase family protein, which translates into the protein MEKIVITGAAGLVGQNVIARLKGTPGLKIVGIDKHPSNTTLLRSLHPEIEVIEADLAVEGPWMDAFAGAGSVLLNQAQIGGLIEQEFTDNNVTATKQIVEAMRRHGTPYFVHISSSVVNSKADDFYTRSKTTQERFIDTVADIPHVVLRPTLMFGWFDRKHLGWLRRFMDRVPVFPIPGDGKFIRQPLYVGDFASIIISSLQSKQVGTYDISGLQQTYYGDVIQLIHDTVNPKARIVHIPYQLFWWLLFIYGKVSKKPPFTTSQLEALVIPETFPVIDWPNIFNVQATPLKDAISESYLDPRYSKIILDF
- a CDS encoding NAD(P)/FAD-dependent oxidoreductase, coding for MMSRVVVIGAGAMGLAAAHRAVQLGHEVDLIEIDSVPGGMAAHFDFGPLSIERFYHFVCKTDEPTFALMRELGIGDKMHWRATSMGYFIKGKIYPWGDPISLLRFPHLSLMAKIRTGLQMFITTKSKSFKSIEDKTAREWLEGGSGREVYNTLWKRLIELKFYELADDISASWIATRVRRIGSSRRSLFQEELGYIEGGSQTLVDALVSAYTSKGGRLHLATSVEKVETEAGKVKGVRAGDKFYPADAVISTVPTPLISTLVPDLPETLKTQYDAVRNIGVVCLIFRLKKSISKHFWINIVDDSIEIPGVIEFSNLRPVDDTVVYVPYYMPTTQPKWQWSDEKFVEEAFGYIRKVNPAIAVEDFIDAKVGRLKYAQPVCEPNFLDKLPPIQTPIAGLQIADTCYYYPEDRGISESVRYGRDMAEAVVR
- a CDS encoding GtrA family protein; translated protein: MTAVLSLPFVRFAISGGLAAGINILSRIALSQIVSYQVAVTIAYLFGMTTAYVFMKLMVFEKSGQRVYQEYIRFALVNAVAFAQVWLVSMGLARYFLPAAGFGAHAETIGHVVGVLSPIATSYFLHKYFTFRGARRG